One part of the Gadus macrocephalus chromosome 8, ASM3116895v1 genome encodes these proteins:
- the ackr4a gene encoding atypical chemokine receptor 4: MDFPIEEAEAYFDHDNFSLTNYSYEDYPTLCEKADVRSFAAVFLPVVYTVCLVVGVAGNAAVVAVYACRKHLKTMTDAFLTHLAVADLLLLLMLPFWAADAARGWELGEALCKAVSACYTVNFTCCMLLLACISLDRYLASVRARGVARALPRLERVFSRKHCGKVCLVAWVTALALGVPDLAFSTVRPLGDRNVCLAVLPPYLGREVKGCLEMAEVLLGFVLPLCVMAFSYWKVALLLRGLPVESRDRKWKALRVLLTVVGVFVFTQLPYNVVKIYRTVDSMYHVVTHCGTSKALDQAAQITESLALTHCCLNPILYAFVGTSFRQHMMKMGKRLGERRRRRQQTTEDQGMDMSFHSHSASQETNTFSV; this comes from the coding sequence ATGGACTTCCCAATAGAGGAGGCCGAAGCCTACTTCGACCACGACAACTTCAGCCTCACCAACTACAGCTACGAAGACTACCCCACGCTCTGCGAGAAGGCCGACGTGCGCTCCTTCGCCGCCGTCTTCCTCCCTGTCGTCTACACCGTCTGCCTGGTAGTGGGCGTGGCGGGCAACGCGGCGGTGGTGGCCGTCTACGCCTGCCGCAAGCACCTGAAGACCATGACCGACGCCTTCCTCACGCACCTCGCCGTCGCCgacctccttctgctcctcatgCTGCCCTTCTGGGCGGCCGACGCAGCCCGCGGCTGGGAGCTGGGCGAGGCCCTGTGCAAGGCCGTGTCCGCCTGCTACACCGTCAACTTCACCTGCTgcatgctgctgctggcctgCATCAGCCTGGACCGCTACCTGGCCTCGGTCAGGGCGCGGGGCGTCGCCCGGGCTCTGCCGCGCCTTGAGCGGGTGTTCAGCCGCAAGCACTGCGGGAAGGTGTGTCTGGTCGCCTGGGTGACGGCGTTGGCCCTGGGCGTGCCGGATCTGGCGTTCTCCACGGTGAGGCCGCTGGGCGACCGGAACGTTTGTCTAGCGGTCTTGCCGCCGTACCTAGGCAGGGAGGTCAAGGGATGCCTGGAGATGgcggaggtgctgctggggttCGTGCTGCCGCTCTGCGTCATGGCGTTTTCCTACTGGAaggtggcgctgctgctgcggGGACTTCCTGTCGAGAGTcgggacaggaagtggaaggCGCTGCGGGTGCTGTTGACCGTGGTGGGCGTGTTTGTGTTCACGCAGCTGCCGTACAACGTGGTGAAGATCTACAGGACGGTGGACTCCATGTATCACGTGGTGACCCACTGTGGGACCAGCAAGGCTCTGGACCAGGCGGCTCAGATCACGGAGAGCCTGGCCCTGACCCACTGCTGCCTCAACCCCATCCTCTACGCCTTCGTGGGCACCTCCTTCAGGCAGCACATGATGAAGATGGGGAAAAGACtcggagagagaaggaggaggagacagcaAACAACTGAGGATCAAGGGATGGACATGTCCTTTCATTCTCACAGCGCATCGCAAGAGACAAACACGTTCTCTGTATGA